From the Maioricimonas rarisocia genome, one window contains:
- a CDS encoding amidophosphoribosyltransferase, whose translation MAELYHECGIAAIYHLPSAEASPIAPRQNPEDVSRLMPRLLLDIQNRGQLAAGMTRFREGEKKLIATHRDVGTVSEVFQLNHPADAEALMDEYSGPASIGHVRYATCGRDDRSYAQPFERSHLEKKKWFSFAFNGQLANYGELRAEILSQRDFHLARETDTEILLHLISQEISGQTGKLDMLELLKRLSSRLDGAYNIVFLNAFGDMFVSRDPLGIRPLCYAVENGLFAAASESVALANLGFSEESIKSLAPGQAVIIQDGELSVQQYAPSPRRAHCFFEWIYFANVCSTLDDRSVYLARKALGEELAAQEHIPIDETSIVIPVPDTAKAAADAMAYSLGIPCLEGLMRNRYIGRTFIESTNRADKARMKYTPLPEVLRGRRVFVVEDTIVRSTTMKTLVSQLLERGGAREVHVRVACPPIIAPCFYGIDMSTVQELFAPKYMDGLTLTPEIEAQMASDLGADSLRYLSVESIARAIEISSGALCQACINREYPTEHGRQLFQLSLNNDGNGNRVVEQETSLAHA comes from the coding sequence ATGGCCGAGCTGTATCACGAGTGTGGCATTGCCGCGATCTATCACCTTCCGTCTGCCGAGGCGAGCCCGATTGCTCCACGGCAGAATCCGGAAGATGTTTCGCGGTTGATGCCCCGACTGTTGCTGGATATCCAGAATCGGGGACAGCTTGCGGCGGGAATGACGCGTTTCCGCGAAGGTGAGAAGAAGCTGATCGCGACGCACCGGGATGTGGGCACGGTCTCGGAGGTGTTTCAGCTGAATCATCCGGCCGACGCCGAAGCCCTGATGGACGAATACTCCGGGCCGGCTTCGATCGGGCACGTCCGGTACGCCACCTGCGGCCGGGATGACCGCAGCTACGCCCAACCGTTCGAGCGGTCGCACCTGGAAAAGAAAAAGTGGTTCAGCTTTGCCTTTAACGGCCAGCTGGCCAACTACGGCGAGTTGCGTGCGGAAATCCTTTCGCAACGGGACTTCCATCTCGCCCGCGAAACCGACACCGAGATTCTGCTGCACCTGATCAGCCAGGAGATTTCGGGGCAGACCGGCAAGCTGGACATGCTGGAACTGCTCAAGCGGCTCAGCAGCCGGCTCGACGGTGCCTACAACATCGTCTTCCTCAATGCCTTCGGCGACATGTTCGTCTCGCGGGATCCGCTGGGGATCCGTCCGCTCTGCTATGCGGTCGAAAACGGGCTGTTCGCCGCCGCCAGCGAAAGTGTCGCGCTCGCGAACCTCGGATTCTCCGAAGAGAGCATCAAGAGTCTCGCCCCGGGGCAGGCGGTAATCATTCAGGACGGCGAGCTGTCGGTCCAGCAGTACGCTCCCAGCCCCCGCCGGGCTCACTGCTTTTTCGAGTGGATCTATTTCGCCAACGTCTGCAGTACGCTCGACGACCGTAGCGTCTACCTGGCCCGCAAGGCGCTCGGGGAAGAACTCGCAGCCCAGGAGCATATCCCGATCGATGAGACGTCGATCGTGATTCCAGTCCCCGATACGGCGAAGGCAGCTGCCGATGCGATGGCGTACAGCCTGGGCATCCCCTGCCTCGAAGGACTGATGCGGAATCGCTACATCGGCCGCACGTTCATCGAGAGCACCAATCGGGCCGACAAGGCCCGGATGAAGTACACGCCGCTGCCGGAAGTCCTGCGTGGCCGCCGGGTCTTCGTGGTCGAGGACACGATTGTCCGCTCGACGACGATGAAGACGCTCGTTTCGCAACTGCTCGAACGGGGCGGTGCCCGCGAAGTGCACGTTCGCGTGGCCTGTCCGCCGATCATCGCTCCCTGTTTCTACGGCATCGACATGTCGACGGTGCAGGAACTGTTCGCGCCGAAGTACATGGACGGTCTGACGCTCACTCCGGAGATCGAAGCCCAGATGGCGTCCGATCTGGGAGCCGACAGTCTCCGATACCTGTCGGTCGAGTCGATCGCCCGGGCGATCGAGATCAGCAGCGGTGCCCTGTGTCAGGCCTGCATCAATCGCGAGTACCCGACCGAGCACGGCCGGCAACTGTTCCAGCTTTCGCTGAACAACGACGGCAACGGCAACCGGGTGGTCGAGCAGGAAACGTCGCTGGCGCACGCGTGA
- a CDS encoding vWA domain-containing protein → MPQRQLMFHGLELTSSLLLLLGGVAIAIVCIVLLYRYERRLVTRRLGVTLLSLRIAAIVTLLLMLLEPVIGWTLNREQTGRVIVAVDVSESMETADEHADEAEKLRWARALGLIGNERNAEQIDAWIAAYEADREPEWVAEDETDDPDRRQALADGRREFAENAMQQAMSLTRLDIARRLLTDGSEPLIDQLDQLAITEAHAFGGQTIALDPRELEQNLDEISASVQPGVTNLTEGLFAGAGATDGPPLAGVIVWTDGRDTGPIATRQLIARAASRGVPIYPVLLGSSRRPRDLAIGVVDAPSTVYVEDEPVVKADVMSYGYEGRQLSVHLEKVGDEEQSRQTQQFVADRPSRRIEFALPAEDVGRHKYRIWIDSDPEETRDDNNEKSFTITVVDDTSRVLLVEGEGRWEFRYLLNALNRDDRVQVDPILFDQPYMGVLPDTFFPRTLNLQDDRADAVGDTSFADYDIVLLGDVAPFHVGPAVWEQLDRYVREEGGTLVLTAGKNYFPRAHDSLILRDLLPVRNPRPFQVAGEVAARSPASRGFALQLTPEGIDETIFQLNADPAANSRIWAALPGHPWGMVGEARGGTTVWATAVDPENRPRGLRAERENALIVHQYLGAGQVLWIGIDSTWRWRLRTGDLYHHRFWGQLVRWAAEFKAAVGNEFVRFGPDRSMISEGEEVLLRARWKPNFLRRFPDVTATANIFPAGQRDEAPMMSIELKPDLDSSLLHKATARGLPAGNYEIELQIEGAEAVDRPIVAELIVSPQLTNELADLAADRELLQRLARETGGRMFLPDEVGEIPDLFRDVTESSSEYREQPLWNQWPAFAVLCTILMAEWVLRKLNGLP, encoded by the coding sequence ATGCCGCAGCGACAACTCATGTTCCACGGGCTGGAACTGACGTCGTCCCTGTTGCTGCTGCTTGGCGGCGTGGCGATCGCGATCGTCTGCATCGTGCTACTGTACCGCTACGAGCGACGACTGGTCACCCGGCGGCTGGGAGTAACGCTGCTGTCGCTGCGGATCGCGGCCATTGTCACGCTCCTGCTGATGCTGCTCGAACCGGTCATCGGCTGGACGCTCAACCGCGAACAGACCGGGCGGGTCATCGTCGCCGTCGACGTCTCCGAAAGTATGGAGACCGCGGACGAGCATGCCGACGAGGCCGAGAAACTTCGCTGGGCCCGCGCCCTGGGACTGATCGGCAACGAACGCAATGCGGAACAGATCGACGCCTGGATCGCCGCCTACGAAGCCGATCGCGAACCGGAGTGGGTCGCCGAGGACGAAACGGACGATCCGGACCGTCGCCAGGCTCTCGCCGACGGCCGCCGCGAGTTTGCCGAGAACGCGATGCAACAGGCCATGAGCCTGACGCGGCTGGACATTGCCCGCCGACTGCTGACCGATGGGTCCGAGCCGCTGATCGATCAACTGGACCAGCTTGCGATTACCGAAGCGCACGCCTTCGGCGGCCAGACGATCGCACTGGATCCGCGCGAGCTGGAGCAGAATCTCGACGAGATCTCCGCGAGCGTGCAACCGGGCGTCACCAATCTCACCGAAGGACTGTTTGCCGGCGCAGGGGCCACCGACGGGCCTCCCCTGGCCGGGGTTATCGTCTGGACGGATGGACGGGATACCGGTCCGATTGCGACCCGGCAACTCATTGCACGGGCCGCTTCTCGAGGTGTGCCGATCTATCCGGTACTGCTCGGATCCTCCCGCCGGCCCCGGGATCTGGCCATCGGGGTCGTCGATGCCCCCTCGACGGTCTATGTCGAGGACGAGCCGGTCGTCAAAGCGGACGTGATGTCCTACGGCTACGAAGGACGCCAGTTGAGCGTCCATCTCGAGAAGGTGGGGGACGAAGAACAAAGCCGGCAGACACAGCAGTTTGTCGCCGACCGTCCGTCGCGACGAATCGAGTTCGCGCTCCCTGCCGAAGACGTCGGCCGCCACAAGTACCGCATCTGGATCGACAGCGATCCGGAGGAAACACGCGACGACAATAACGAGAAGTCGTTCACCATCACGGTGGTCGACGACACCTCGCGGGTGCTGCTTGTCGAAGGAGAGGGCCGGTGGGAATTCCGCTACCTGCTCAATGCCCTCAACCGGGATGATCGCGTGCAGGTCGATCCGATCCTGTTCGACCAGCCCTACATGGGCGTTCTGCCCGACACGTTCTTTCCCCGCACGCTCAACCTGCAGGACGACCGTGCCGATGCCGTGGGCGACACGTCGTTCGCCGATTACGACATTGTCCTGCTGGGAGACGTCGCCCCGTTTCACGTCGGACCGGCCGTCTGGGAACAGCTGGACCGTTACGTGCGGGAGGAGGGAGGCACGCTGGTACTGACGGCCGGCAAGAACTACTTCCCCCGCGCCCATGATTCGCTGATCCTGCGGGATCTGCTCCCGGTGCGGAATCCCCGGCCCTTTCAGGTCGCCGGAGAAGTCGCCGCCCGTTCCCCCGCCAGCCGCGGATTCGCATTGCAGCTCACCCCCGAAGGGATCGATGAGACCATCTTCCAGCTCAATGCCGACCCGGCAGCGAACAGCCGCATCTGGGCGGCACTGCCGGGACATCCGTGGGGAATGGTCGGCGAGGCCCGGGGCGGCACGACCGTGTGGGCCACGGCCGTCGATCCGGAAAACCGGCCACGCGGGCTCAGGGCCGAACGGGAGAACGCCTTGATCGTCCACCAGTACCTGGGAGCCGGCCAGGTTCTGTGGATCGGCATCGACAGCACGTGGCGGTGGCGGTTGCGCACCGGCGATCTGTACCACCACCGGTTCTGGGGACAGCTCGTCCGCTGGGCGGCAGAATTCAAGGCGGCGGTCGGCAACGAATTCGTCCGCTTCGGACCGGATCGTTCGATGATCTCCGAAGGGGAAGAAGTCCTGCTGCGGGCCCGCTGGAAGCCGAACTTTCTGCGTCGCTTCCCGGACGTCACGGCGACGGCCAATATCTTTCCGGCCGGACAGCGTGACGAGGCCCCGATGATGTCGATTGAACTGAAGCCGGACCTGGACAGTTCACTGCTGCACAAGGCGACCGCACGGGGACTGCCTGCGGGTAACTACGAGATCGAACTGCAGATCGAAGGGGCTGAAGCGGTCGACCGCCCGATTGTTGCCGAGTTGATTGTCTCTCCTCAACTGACAAACGAACTGGCCGACCTGGCCGCTGATCGGGAACTGCTGCAACGTCTCGCCCGCGAAACCGGCGGCCGGATGTTCCTGCCCGATGAAGTCGGCGAGATCCCGGACCTGTTCCGCGACGTCACCGAGTCGTCAAGCGAGTACCGCGAACAACCGCTCTGGAATCAGTGGCCGGCGTTCGCCGTGCTGTGCACGATCCTGATGGCCGAGTGGGTGCTGCGAAAGCTCAACGGTCTGCCGTAG
- a CDS encoding chloride channel protein translates to MITLHAILKALDWKSSGKWIVLSTLVGVISGVGAIAFQLLSHLIVHATLVQFAGFAPREAIGEHGLFEHHDLNFIPWMIVVVMAVGGLMSGLLVYTFAPEAEGHGTDAAIDAYHNKRGVIRTRIPIIKTLASAITLGTGGSGGREGPIAQIGAGFGSWLATALKLPARDRRILLAAGMGAGVGAIFRAPLAGALFAAEILYSDSDLEADVIIPAATSSIIGYTVYTLSLPESIRYMPLFGPDLNYGTVSPLELLPYAALALIVSLVAVLYIKVFYGLHDVFARLPMPRVTRPALGAGLAGATGVGLYQLFGNDPRILAVLSTGYGTLQDALTSAADIGIPILLTIAFVKILTTSLTISSGGSGGVFGPSMVIGGCVGSAVGLMMHRFWPELVPNPEAFGIVGMAGFFAGSAHAPFSTIIMVSEMTGGYELLLPTMWVSTLCFVICRRWRLYRKQVPSRLESPAHRGDFLIDVLEGIRVDDVFDRERNITSVHESMALEEIVHVLAETQQHYFPVVDSEGRMVGIFSADDVRAYLYDETIWQLAVARDVMNPNVVSVTPQDDLNTAMRCFTAIAIDELPVVDSNDRHTLLGTLRHKETIAAYNRRMMEFKVASEED, encoded by the coding sequence GTGATCACGCTGCACGCCATCCTGAAGGCTCTTGACTGGAAGTCGTCCGGCAAGTGGATTGTGCTCTCGACCCTGGTCGGGGTGATTTCGGGCGTGGGAGCAATCGCGTTCCAGCTGCTCAGTCACCTGATCGTACACGCCACGCTTGTACAGTTCGCGGGATTCGCCCCTCGCGAAGCGATCGGTGAGCACGGCCTGTTCGAGCATCACGACCTCAACTTCATCCCCTGGATGATCGTCGTCGTCATGGCTGTCGGCGGGCTGATGTCCGGCCTGCTGGTCTATACATTCGCTCCCGAAGCCGAAGGGCACGGTACCGATGCGGCCATCGACGCCTACCACAACAAGCGGGGCGTGATCCGCACGCGGATTCCGATCATCAAAACGCTCGCCTCGGCCATCACACTGGGAACCGGTGGCTCGGGCGGCCGCGAAGGTCCGATCGCACAGATCGGTGCGGGGTTCGGGTCCTGGCTGGCGACCGCACTCAAACTGCCGGCACGCGACCGACGGATTCTGCTGGCCGCCGGCATGGGAGCCGGGGTCGGTGCCATCTTCCGTGCCCCACTGGCCGGTGCCCTGTTCGCGGCCGAGATCCTGTACAGCGACTCGGACCTCGAAGCAGACGTGATCATCCCGGCGGCAACGTCGTCGATCATCGGGTACACGGTTTACACACTCTCGCTGCCGGAATCGATCCGCTACATGCCCCTGTTCGGGCCCGACCTGAACTACGGCACCGTCTCGCCGCTCGAACTGCTGCCGTACGCCGCTCTGGCGCTGATTGTCTCGCTGGTGGCGGTCCTGTACATCAAGGTGTTCTACGGCCTGCACGACGTCTTTGCCCGGCTGCCGATGCCTCGCGTCACCCGGCCCGCACTGGGAGCGGGACTGGCCGGAGCCACGGGCGTCGGACTCTACCAGCTGTTCGGCAACGATCCGCGAATCCTCGCTGTCCTGTCGACCGGGTACGGAACGCTGCAGGATGCCCTCACATCGGCCGCCGATATCGGCATCCCGATCTTGCTGACGATCGCCTTTGTCAAGATTCTGACCACCTCCCTGACGATCAGTTCGGGAGGATCGGGCGGAGTCTTCGGCCCCTCGATGGTGATCGGCGGCTGTGTCGGCTCGGCCGTGGGGTTGATGATGCATCGCTTCTGGCCGGAGCTGGTCCCCAACCCGGAAGCTTTCGGCATCGTCGGCATGGCGGGTTTCTTCGCTGGATCGGCCCACGCTCCGTTCTCGACGATCATCATGGTGTCGGAAATGACCGGCGGCTACGAGCTGCTGCTGCCGACGATGTGGGTCTCGACCCTCTGCTTCGTCATCTGCCGTCGCTGGCGACTGTACCGCAAGCAGGTTCCCAGCCGGCTGGAATCCCCCGCCCACCGGGGGGACTTCCTGATCGACGTCCTCGAAGGCATCCGCGTCGACGACGTGTTCGATCGCGAGCGGAACATCACCAGCGTTCACGAATCGATGGCTCTCGAAGAGATCGTGCACGTCCTTGCCGAGACGCAGCAGCACTACTTCCCGGTCGTCGACTCCGAGGGACGTATGGTCGGCATCTTCTCGGCCGACGATGTCCGCGCGTACCTGTATGACGAAACCATCTGGCAACTGGCCGTCGCCCGCGACGTGATGAATCCGAACGTCGTCTCCGTCACTCCTCAGGATGACCTGAACACGGCGATGCGGTGCTTTACCGCGATCGCCATCGACGAACTGCCGGTCGTCGACAGCAATGACCGGCACACGCTGCTCGGGACGCTACGGCACAAGGAGACCATCGCCGCCTACAACCGGCGGATGATGGAGTTCAAGGTCGCCTCCGAGGAGGATTGA
- the rlmB gene encoding 23S rRNA (guanosine(2251)-2'-O)-methyltransferase RlmB, with product MSELILRNPHSVLAAIRTRPRDVQEVRINQRTANDAWKDVASAAQAAGVAVRPFGGRPGTAKRGGRGGSHEGRAGAAEASVREREDLLLEPLFAGAKEKPGVWVALDQLQDPHNLGAIFRTAAFFGVRGIVLTKDRSAPLSATAYDVASGGVEHVPFSLQTNLSRAIDEAKTSGLWVLGTSEHAEQDLSSVDRERSWLLVIGNEERGLRRLTLQHCDEICRLSPRGDVTSLNASVAAGICIAGLSGAI from the coding sequence ATGTCGGAACTGATTCTCAGAAATCCTCACAGCGTACTGGCCGCCATCCGCACGCGTCCCCGTGACGTCCAGGAAGTGCGGATCAACCAGCGGACCGCCAACGATGCCTGGAAGGACGTCGCATCCGCGGCTCAGGCGGCCGGGGTTGCTGTCCGTCCGTTTGGTGGACGGCCCGGAACGGCAAAGCGTGGCGGTCGCGGGGGCAGCCACGAGGGGCGGGCCGGCGCCGCCGAGGCATCCGTGCGTGAGCGGGAAGACCTCCTCCTCGAACCTCTCTTCGCTGGTGCGAAGGAAAAGCCGGGAGTCTGGGTCGCGCTGGATCAGCTTCAGGACCCGCATAACCTGGGGGCGATCTTCCGCACGGCCGCGTTCTTCGGCGTCCGGGGGATCGTGCTGACGAAGGATCGGTCGGCTCCGCTCTCGGCGACCGCCTACGACGTTGCGTCCGGTGGCGTGGAGCACGTCCCCTTCAGTCTGCAGACGAACCTGAGCCGGGCGATCGACGAAGCGAAGACGTCCGGCCTGTGGGTGCTGGGGACGTCCGAGCATGCCGAGCAGGATCTCTCGTCCGTTGATCGCGAGCGGAGCTGGCTGCTGGTGATCGGCAACGAAGAGCGGGGACTGCGGCGACTGACGCTGCAGCACTGCGACGAGATCTGCCGGCTCTCTCCGCGCGGCGACGTGACGTCGCTGAATGCTTCGGTGGCGGCCGGCATCTGTATCGCGGGGCTCAGTGGCGCGATCTGA
- the der gene encoding ribosome biogenesis GTPase Der codes for MAVPKVVIVGRPNVGKSSLLNWQAGKLVSVVDSMAGVTRDRVTYLMNADDRYFELIDTGGMGFDDPDDLTADVERQIDLAIDEADLILFVVDGNTGLTPLDEHVAGRLRKVDVPKILVVNKCDSTKTDDEVYEFYRLADAPLIQTSVKGNRHRRELQELILENLPDATDETNDADTGEPELKLAIVGRRNVGKSTFINALVQTERMIVSEVAGTTRDSVDVRFQLDDKAFTAIDTPGVRKRKSLANDVEFYGLVRAKKSIRRADVVLMFFDASQTISRVDKQLVDEIVDRCKPCVFVVNKWDLGLDEEMTTEKWAEYLTHNFATMRHVPIAFITAKDSKNIKKLINLTQTIYKQALERVGTSRLNRVIEAAVDANPPRYKANRRPKIYFATQVATLPPTIVIKCNDPKLFEPNWKRYLLGALREELPFKEVPIRLYFRGREEDDRNQGEGSARPGTPING; via the coding sequence ATGGCTGTTCCCAAGGTCGTCATCGTCGGCCGCCCCAACGTGGGCAAGAGTTCCCTGCTCAACTGGCAGGCGGGCAAACTCGTCTCCGTCGTGGATTCGATGGCGGGCGTGACACGCGATCGCGTCACGTATCTGATGAACGCTGACGACCGCTATTTCGAGCTGATCGATACCGGCGGGATGGGGTTCGACGACCCGGACGACCTGACCGCCGACGTCGAGCGGCAGATCGACCTGGCGATCGACGAGGCCGACCTGATTCTGTTCGTCGTGGACGGCAACACCGGCCTGACGCCGCTCGACGAGCACGTGGCCGGCCGGCTGCGTAAGGTCGACGTCCCCAAGATACTCGTCGTCAACAAGTGCGATTCGACGAAGACGGACGACGAGGTCTACGAGTTCTACCGCCTCGCGGACGCACCGCTGATCCAGACAAGCGTCAAAGGAAACCGGCACCGCAGGGAGCTGCAGGAGCTGATTCTCGAGAACCTCCCGGATGCGACCGACGAGACCAACGATGCCGATACGGGCGAGCCGGAGCTGAAGCTGGCGATTGTCGGCCGTCGCAACGTCGGCAAGAGCACGTTCATCAATGCACTCGTGCAGACTGAACGGATGATCGTCAGCGAAGTGGCCGGCACGACTCGCGACAGTGTCGACGTTCGCTTTCAGCTCGACGACAAGGCGTTCACCGCGATCGACACGCCGGGTGTACGGAAGCGAAAGAGCCTGGCGAACGACGTCGAGTTCTACGGACTGGTACGGGCGAAGAAGAGCATCCGGCGGGCCGATGTCGTGCTGATGTTCTTCGATGCCTCTCAGACGATTTCCCGCGTCGACAAGCAACTCGTCGACGAGATTGTCGACCGGTGCAAGCCGTGCGTGTTCGTCGTCAACAAGTGGGATCTCGGGCTCGACGAGGAGATGACGACGGAAAAGTGGGCCGAGTACCTGACGCATAACTTCGCGACGATGCGTCATGTGCCGATTGCCTTCATCACGGCCAAAGACAGCAAGAACATCAAGAAACTGATCAACCTGACGCAGACGATCTACAAGCAGGCTCTCGAGCGGGTGGGAACCTCGCGGCTGAACCGGGTCATCGAAGCGGCTGTCGATGCGAATCCGCCGCGGTACAAGGCGAACCGACGGCCCAAGATTTACTTCGCGACGCAGGTGGCGACGCTTCCGCCGACGATCGTCATCAAGTGCAACGATCCGAAGCTGTTCGAGCCGAACTGGAAGCGGTATCTGCTCGGCGCGCTGCGCGAGGAGCTGCCCTTCAAGGAAGTGCCGATCCGGCTGTACTTCCGGGGACGGGAAGAAGACGATCGCAATCAGGGGGAAGGTTCGGCCCGGCCGGGAACACCGATCAACGGCTGA
- a CDS encoding TrmH family RNA methyltransferase, with the protein MTDESDMVGGKRRGRRQRKLMGSHQKCWLWGRNVVLETLRSGDWKPLELLVADRLDPDVSDEVRRLADEAEIPVDQADAADLHARCGTSEHQGLLARMPAFPWRSLESLLEGDLSACRLAVLDGVQDPFNFGAIVRSADVLAMDGILVGTRRQCDITAQVVRSSAGAVSHLPLYRAEDLPAAVAALRQQDVVVAGASEAATVDAEQFDFSGPVAVVIGNEGMGISDALKEQCDALVGIPQQGHVGSLNAAVAASLLFYEVGRQRRQAARDGAE; encoded by the coding sequence GTGACAGACGAGTCGGATATGGTTGGTGGCAAGCGTCGCGGTCGGCGACAACGGAAACTGATGGGCAGCCACCAGAAATGCTGGCTCTGGGGACGGAACGTCGTCCTCGAAACTCTGCGGTCGGGTGACTGGAAGCCCCTGGAACTGCTCGTTGCCGACCGGCTCGATCCCGATGTCAGTGACGAAGTGCGACGGCTCGCTGACGAGGCGGAGATCCCGGTTGATCAGGCCGACGCGGCGGATCTGCACGCCCGCTGCGGCACGAGTGAGCACCAGGGACTGCTGGCCCGGATGCCGGCCTTTCCCTGGCGATCGCTCGAATCGCTGCTGGAAGGGGATCTGTCGGCCTGCCGGCTGGCCGTTCTCGACGGCGTGCAGGACCCGTTCAACTTCGGGGCAATCGTTCGCTCGGCGGACGTGCTGGCGATGGATGGAATCCTCGTCGGCACGCGGCGACAATGTGATATCACGGCCCAGGTCGTACGCAGTTCGGCCGGCGCGGTCAGTCACCTGCCGCTCTATCGTGCCGAAGATCTGCCCGCTGCGGTCGCGGCTCTACGGCAGCAGGACGTGGTGGTCGCGGGAGCCAGCGAGGCGGCGACGGTGGATGCCGAACAGTTCGACTTCTCCGGGCCGGTCGCGGTCGTCATCGGCAACGAAGGGATGGGCATCAGCGACGCTCTGAAAGAGCAGTGTGATGCTCTGGTCGGTATTCCACAGCAGGGGCACGTCGGCTCCCTCAACGCCGCGGTCGCTGCGAGCCTGCTGTTTTACGAAGTGGGCCGGCAGCGACGGCAGGCTGCCCGGGACGGTGCTGAGTAA
- a CDS encoding phytoene/squalene synthase family protein — protein sequence MSQPLSDSYRYCTSLARRTGRNFYFTFLTLPRTLFRDMCVLYAFMRITDDLGDRFDVPVEDRRNHLARWRGQLHRALAGEVAEGQVFPALADVVARHRIPSEYLDEVINGVQTDLTPRTFRTFEDLSGYCYQVAGAVGLCCIHIWGFHDDRARQAAIDCGTAFQLTNILRDLAEDVNVGRVYLPEEDLRRFDYGPDELKAGLRDERFREMMRFQVDRAHGYYDRAVGLYDCLSQPGRRVYSAMYHLYGGLLQEISRRNYDVYSGRVRLSTTRKWCIAAGSLLGRRFEGLPRPT from the coding sequence TTGAGTCAACCACTGTCGGACTCGTACCGCTACTGCACCAGTCTGGCGCGGCGGACCGGGCGGAACTTCTATTTCACCTTTCTCACGCTGCCGCGAACCCTGTTTCGCGACATGTGCGTCCTGTACGCCTTCATGCGGATCACGGACGACCTTGGGGACCGCTTCGACGTCCCGGTCGAAGATCGCCGCAATCACCTGGCCCGCTGGCGGGGACAGCTCCACCGGGCTCTGGCCGGCGAAGTCGCGGAAGGGCAGGTCTTCCCCGCGCTGGCCGACGTCGTCGCCCGCCACCGCATTCCCAGCGAGTATCTCGACGAAGTCATCAACGGCGTACAGACCGACCTCACGCCCCGCACCTTCCGGACCTTCGAAGACCTGTCCGGCTACTGCTACCAGGTGGCCGGTGCCGTCGGACTCTGCTGCATCCACATCTGGGGCTTCCACGACGATCGGGCCCGTCAGGCCGCGATTGACTGCGGCACGGCATTCCAGTTGACCAACATCCTTCGCGATCTTGCCGAGGACGTGAACGTCGGCCGTGTCTATCTCCCCGAGGAAGACCTGCGCCGCTTCGACTACGGTCCCGACGAACTGAAGGCCGGTCTGCGGGATGAGCGATTCCGCGAGATGATGCGGTTCCAGGTGGATCGAGCCCACGGCTACTACGACCGGGCGGTTGGACTGTACGACTGTCTCTCCCAGCCGGGCCGCCGCGTCTACTCTGCGATGTACCACCTTTACGGCGGCCTGCTGCAGGAAATCTCCCGGCGGAACTACGACGTCTACTCGGGACGGGTCCGCCTTTCGACCACCCGCAAATGGTGCATCGCCGCCGGCAGCCTGCTGGGCCGCCGCTTCGAAGGACTCCCCCGGCCGACGTAG
- the hpnC gene encoding squalene synthase HpnC — MIVDDLAVWGPECGTEQPLPVADARAYCRRLALGHYENFPVVSWLLPRPLQQHFCNVYAFCRWADDLGDETGDPARALELLAWWRSETEDCYRGITRHPVFVALSETIEQFDLPPDPFLDLVSAFEQDQHVTEYETFDQLRDYCRRSADPVGRIILRLGGCYNEQTVAWSDSICTGLQLANFWQDVGRDLDIGRIYLPAEDRSHFDYSRDDLDRRVTSPQFLELMRFEVDRARQWLQRGQPLVDEVPGRLRVSIDLFLRGGLQVLREIERIDYRVWKRRPVVSKRKFVTLFLRSASRATMKQLRPRRASR, encoded by the coding sequence ATGATCGTCGACGACCTCGCCGTCTGGGGCCCGGAGTGCGGGACGGAGCAGCCTCTCCCGGTCGCCGACGCACGCGCGTACTGCCGCCGACTGGCACTCGGCCACTACGAGAATTTCCCCGTCGTCTCGTGGCTGTTGCCACGTCCGCTGCAGCAGCATTTCTGCAACGTCTACGCCTTCTGCCGCTGGGCCGACGACCTGGGAGACGAAACCGGCGATCCCGCTCGCGCCCTCGAACTCCTCGCGTGGTGGCGGAGCGAAACCGAGGACTGCTATCGGGGCATCACCCGGCACCCCGTCTTCGTCGCACTGAGTGAAACGATCGAGCAGTTTGACCTCCCACCGGATCCATTTCTCGACCTGGTCTCGGCTTTCGAGCAGGACCAGCACGTCACCGAATACGAAACCTTCGACCAGCTCCGCGACTACTGCCGGCGGAGCGCCGATCCGGTCGGACGCATCATCCTGCGGCTGGGCGGCTGCTACAACGAGCAGACCGTCGCCTGGTCCGACTCGATCTGCACCGGGCTGCAACTGGCGAATTTCTGGCAGGACGTCGGACGGGATCTGGATATCGGCCGCATCTACCTCCCCGCCGAGGACCGCAGCCACTTCGATTACTCCCGCGACGACCTTGACCGACGCGTGACCAGTCCCCAGTTTCTGGAACTGATGCGTTTCGAAGTCGACCGGGCCCGCCAGTGGCTTCAGAGAGGGCAACCGCTGGTGGACGAAGTCCCCGGCCGGCTGCGAGTCAGCATCGACCTGTTTCTCCGTGGGGGACTGCAGGTACTTCGGGAAATCGAACGGATCGACTATCGCGTATGGAAACGTCGCCCTGTTGTCAGCAAACGAAAGTTCGTTACCCTGTTTCTACGCTCGGCGAGCCGGGCAACGATGAAGCAGCTGAGGCCACGGAGGGCGTCCCGTTGA